A section of the Maylandia zebra isolate NMK-2024a linkage group LG8, Mzebra_GT3a, whole genome shotgun sequence genome encodes:
- the LOC106675380 gene encoding gap junction delta-3 protein, with protein MGEWDFIGGFFKDLQTESPMLGRFWLVLMLVFRIVILGTVASDMFEDEQEEFTCNTLQPGCKQVCYDLAFPISQYRFWVFHIVLIATPSLLYLVYATHQHNKSANPSPSKKRSSRENREEKALRTLYIITLISRIVAEIGFLFVQWYLYGFKVEAQFPCDRFPCPYTVDCFTSRPAEKTVFLLFYFAVGVISAFSSVVELLYSSGKWFCSNQKKLDLYDQCDCENLHNLKQEETETSESTASSARAKKGSVRSSYSRKVYSSGHKCKSPPGKYVSTSRLTL; from the coding sequence ATGGGTGAGTGGGACTTCATCGGTGGATTCTTTAAAGACCTCCAGACCGAGTCGCCGATGCTGGGTCGTTTCTGGCTCGTCCTCATGCTGGTGTTTAGGATAGTGATCCTGGGAACTGTGGCCAGTGACATGTTTGAGGACGAGCAGGAGGAATTTACCTGTAACACCCTCCAGCCAGGATGTAAGCAGGTGTGTTATGACTTAGCTTTCCCCATCTCCCAGTACAGATTCTGGGTGTTTCATATAGTCCTCATCGCTACACCTTCTCTGCTTTACCTTGTGTACGCCACACACCAGCATAACAAGAGTGCCAACCCCTCTCCATCGAAGAAAAGGAGCAGCAGGGAGAACAGAGAAGAAAAAGCTTTAAGGACACTCTACATTATCACTCTGATCTCCCGCATAGTGGCAGAAATCGGCTTCTTATTTGTCCAGTGGTATCTCTACGGCTTCAAGGTGGAGGCCCAGTTCCCATGTGACCGATTTCCCTGCCCCTACACGGTGGACTGCTTCACCTCCCGACCTGCAGAGAAAAcagtcttcctcctcttctactTTGCTGTAGGGGTGATATCAGCATTTTCCAGCGTTGTGGAGCTTCTCTATAGCTCTGGGAAGTGGTTTTGCTCAAATCAGAAGAAATTGGATCTGTATGACCAATGTGACTGCGAGAACCTCCACAACCTCAAGCAAGAGGAGACAGAGACGTCAGAAAGCACAGCCAGCAGTGCGAGAGCAAAGAAGGGATCAGTGAGAAGCAGCTACAGTCGAAAGGTCTACAGCAGTGGTCACAAGTGCAAAAGTCCACCAGGAAAATATGTGAGCACCTCGAGGCTTACATTGTGA
- the LOC111500851 gene encoding gap junction delta-3 protein-like, with product MGEWGFIGGFFDALQTHSPMLGRFWLVLVLVFRIVILETVASDMFEDEQEEFTCNTLQPGCKQVCYDLAFPISQYRFWVFHIVLIATPPLLYLIYATHQHHKRANRSSSRKKTSRENREEKTLRALYIITLIFRIMAEIGFLFVQWRLYGFKVEAHFPCSRSPCPLTVECFTSRPAEKTIFLLFYFAVGVVSAFSSIVELLYSSRKWFCSNQKHLELDDHCDCENLLNHKPEKTEEKPGEKTSSVQVKKESVTSTSSRKASNTGNRTKSPRGKYVSGSRLTV from the coding sequence ATGGGTGAGTGGGGCTTCATCGGTGGATTCTTCGATGCCCTCCAGACACACTCGCCGATGCTGGGTCGTTTCTGGCTCGTCCTCGTGCTGGTGTTTAGGATAGTTATCTTGGAAACCGTGGCCAGTGACATGTTTGAGGACGAGCAGGAGGAATTTACCTGTAACACCCTCCAGCCAGGATGTAAGCAGGTGTGTTATGACTTAGCTTTCCCCATCTCCCAGTACAGATTCTGGGTGTTTCATATAGTCCTCATCGCTACACCTCCTCTGCTTTACCTCATATATGCAACACATCAGCATCACAAGAGAGCCAACCGCTCCTCGTCGAGGAAAAAGACCAGCAGGGagaacagagaagaaaaaacttTAAGGGCACTCTACATTATCACTCTGATCTTCCGCATAATGGCAGAAATTGGCTTTTTATTTGTCCAGTGGCGCCTCTACGGCTTCAAGGTGGAGGCCCATTTTCCATGTAGTCGTTCTCCCTGCCCCCTGACAGTGGAGTGCTTCACTTCTCGACCTGCAGAGAAAAcaatcttcctcctcttctactTTGCTGTAGGGGTAGTATCAGCATTTTCCAGCATTGTGGAGCTTCTCTACAGCTCTAGGAAGTGGTTTTGCTCAAATCAAAAGCACTTAGAACTAGATGACCACTGTGACTGCGAGAACCTCCTCAACCACAAGCCAGAGAAGACAGAGGAGAAACCAGGAGAAAAGACAAGCAGTGTGCAAGTGAAGAAGGAATCAGTGACAAGCACCTCCAGTCGAAAGGCCTCCAACACTGGGAACAGGACCAAGAGTCCAAGAGGAAAATATGTGAGTGGCTCGAGGCTTACAGTGTGA
- the LOC112435258 gene encoding gap junction delta-3 protein-like yields the protein MGEWGFIGGFFDILQTESPMLGRFWLVLMLVFRIVILGTVASDMFEDEQEEFTCNTLQPGCKQVCYDLAFPISQYRFWVFHIVLIATPSLLYLVYATHQHNKSANPSPSKKRSSRENREEKALRTLYIITLISRIVAEIGFLFVQWYLYGFKVEAQFPCDRFPCPYTVDCFTSRPAEKTVFLLFYFAVGVISAFSSVVELLYSSGKWFCSNQKKLDLYDQCDCENLHNLKQEETEEKASVKMTSESTASSARAKKGSVRSSYSRKVYSSGHKCKSPPGKYVSASRLTL from the coding sequence ATGGGTGAGTGGGGCTTCATCGGTGGATTCTTCGATATCCTCCAGACCGAGTCGCCGATGCTGGGTCGTTTCTGGCTCGTCCTCATGCTGGTGTTTAGGATAGTGATCCTGGGAACTGTGGCCAGTGACATGTTTGAGGACGAGCAGGAGGAATTTACCTGTAACACCCTCCAGCCAGGATGTAAGCAGGTGTGTTATGACTTAGCTTTCCCCATCTCCCAGTACAGATTCTGGGTGTTTCATATAGTCCTCATCGCTACACCTTCTCTGCTTTACCTCGTGTACGCCACACACCAACATAACAAGAGTGCCAACCCCTCTCCATCGAAGAAAAGGAGCAGCAGGGAGAACAGAGAAGAAAAAGCTTTAAGGACACTCTACATTATCACTCTGATCTCCCGCATAGTGGCAGAAATCGGCTTCTTATTTGTCCAGTGGTATCTCTACGGCTTCAAGGTGGAGGCCCAGTTCCCATGTGACCGATTTCCCTGCCCCTACACGGTGGACTGCTTCACCTCCCGACCTGCAGAGAAAAcagtcttcctcctcttctactTTGCTGTAGGGGTGATATCAGCATTTTCCAGCGTTGTGGAGCTTCTCTATAGCTCTGGGAAGTGGTTTTGCTCAAATCAGAAGAAATTGGATCTGTATGACCAATGTGACTGCGAGAACCTCCACAACCTCAAGCAAGAGGAGACAGAGGAGAAAGCGTCAGTAAAGATGACGTCAGAAAGCACAGCCAGCAGTGCGAGAGCAAAGAAGGGATCAGTGAGAAGCAGCTACAGTCGAAAGGTCTACAGCAGTGGTCACAAGTGCAAAAGTCCACCAGGAAAATATGTGAGCGCCTCGAGGCTTACATTGTGA